The Lolium rigidum isolate FL_2022 chromosome 1, APGP_CSIRO_Lrig_0.1, whole genome shotgun sequence region TTATTATTACAATACGGCGGTAACCAAAGGGAGAGTTCATTAATGGGGAATCAACAGGGAgctttttcttctcctcctcctccccatccccctcctccttctcctcatacGGTGGTGTTACCTCTGTCTTGTCACATTGCGTTTTCCCACTCCAGTCTCTTGTTCTTCTAGGATTTATTGTCACCTATCTCCATGCCATGGCCGGTATGAACTTCATCAGGCGCAATAGTTTCTAGGAAATAGTCATCTACGCCCCAAACTAAGATTCAATTGTGAATAATGCATCAAGAAAGAACGCTGACATGGTCACCGCACAACacgggaggaggtggtggcggcgaggCGACGGGAGCAGCCACATATGGACCAAGAGATCcgagagatggaggaggcggtCGCTGCGATGGATGAGGTGTTCGACGTCATGGCACGGGACCAAACCTGCTATGCCGCCGACATGGAAGCGACCCTGCAGGCATAAAGGGTGCACTGGGACGGCACTCTAGAGCAGGGCCAGGCGCGACACATGGAGGAGGAGTCGCGTCATCGCATCCGCGATGTTGCCCTCACGGTCACGGAGCGGACCTTGCGCCGCTGAGAGGCAAGCATGGCCCGCCGCGATGCTCGGGGTGAGTGCGAGATTTACCCCTCTCGCGGCTCAGCTCCGATAGTGTCGGACCATTATGCAAGCCGACGGCGCCAGACCGTTAGGGCACACCGACGACCACTAGGTAGCGTGACTACGAGTAGCCTCGGCCGTGGTAGGCCGTGCCACGGCAAGTAGATACTGCCAGCGTAGTTTAGTTTATCTAATCATTTAACCATTTGTGCAAAGATGATTATTTTGGCCAAAAATATATAACTAGTTATTATCTTGTGTCAAAACAGTCCGATGCGCATCCACGCCGAAGTATTATTTCCTTAAATTTAGGCCGCAAATACGTTGACATGAACAGATAAGTTAGTTTGGGTGGAGCCGTTGGGTTTACCCATTTTCTATAGACACAAATGGACACTTTGTCTGTCTAGATCGTGCAGCCTCGAGATGCCCTTACAGAATAAAATATTTCTAATTACTTGCAACTCGGCTGGAAAATTTACAATGTTGCATAGATAATGGTCAGATGAACAGTAGCCAGAGACATGATCATGGGTTGCAACGATTGAAACTTTCTATACAAGAGACAATGCTTAGACAGGAGCTCTCAGCCTAGTTTCAACCCTAGCCGGCCATTTCTAAGTTCTAACTAATGACATCTTTGGTCAGATGCTCGATCTTGTTGCCTTCCGagctcttcttgagctcctcgtacATCTCCTCGATCATCGGCTTCCAGAGGCGCACGCGCGCGTTTATGAACCAGTTGGAGACCTagcaaaaatttcagcagctcagAAACATTCATAAATTTTGATCGAAAAAGAAAGATTCACAACTCACGATGTGGGATTCTTGTTCCAAGTTAATAAAAGAAATTCATGGTGAAAAGCCCTGAGAGATTGTACCTGGCTCCTGCTCAGGCCGCTCCTCGCTGCCAGCATGTCCTTCTCGTTGTCTTTCGGGTACCTGAAAACGAGGCATTAGATTGTGCTTTCTCGTAAAGTTTTCAGTTGTAAACAGAGATGTCACGAACTCATGTTCAGCAAAGAAAAATGTTGGCATCTGAAACTTACGGGCGGAGGAAGTTCTCGAACATCCAGGCTTTGAGGACGGCGACGGACTTCTCCGGCAGGCCGCGCTGGGGCCGCCACGACTGCTGGTCGCCGCGCCGGAGCTGGTGCAGCGCCCAGTGCTTCTGGATGAAGGCTGACTCCCAGCTCCGCTCCTTCTCggccagcgacgacgacgacgacggctccccGTGGCCGGACACCATGATCAGGCCCGTGATCCGCTTCCTGAGCCTCCGGTACATTGCGGAGACCGCGCGCTGCGCGAACGGCGGCGCGGCGATGACGCCGCCGCCTGGATGCGCCACCATGCTGCTGAACTTGGTCGCCGTGGTCTGGATGTCATCGAAGCACCGGTTGCACCTTTGATCCATCTGCACCCATCATGCTCTGCCATCAGATTTTACTGAAGAAGTTACAGTGCGAACTGCATGCCAGAAGAAATTCAGGAGCTCACCAGCTGTAATATTTCCAGGAGATCGTTCCTCAACCTCTGGGCCTCCGTCCACCTACCGCCGTCAGCGGTGTCCTGCCGGTGCTCGTCGGAGGTGAGCATGAGCTGGTTGGAGCTTACCGAGGATGGCGTCCTCGCCGAGCAGCTCGACGAAAGCAACAGGCTCGCCTCGCTGCCAATGCCACTGACTGAATCGTCAGCCATATTCTCGGGCACATCTTTCAGAAGGCAGCTGGCGAACCCATTCAGCAACTCTTGGACAATGTGCGCGTATCCTGACCGCGGCAGCACTTGCGAGAAGTGCGCAGGCCTCGAGTGTAGCTGTGGGTACACGTGCCGCAGCTCGTCGCCGCCGGCACCGACATCGCCGTAAGGAGGAAGCTGGAACAGGCCGGTGCCAGGGTAAGCCCTCGCGGTCTGGGGCTGCTGATAGCCAAAGCCTTCGCTGTTCACGTGGGTCAGGCCGGAGCAGCTCACCTCCGAGGACAGGTCCGGCAGGTTCGCCATGGTCACCGAGGAAGACTGGGCACGTAGCCCGAGAGAGAGGCCGCTCGCCGGCTGGTCCTGAAAGCCGGTGCCGGCGGAGAACGCCGTCAGGTAATACGGGTCGTGGATCGACGCAGCGCTTGGCCCGGCGTAGGGCCAGCTGCAGAGTGGCTCTCCGGTAATCAGCTTGGCCATCTTTGACGGCTGAGCAATGGTGACATCTGACGGGCCGTACTGGAACAAGTCCGGCAAGCCCGCAACGCCTGGAGGGAGCATGGAGTGCACGGTGCTGCAGCTCTCGCCAGGGACGACGGCGTAGGCGTCGTCGTTCATCTCCTCCGTCGACATGCTCGCGTGGTGGCTGTCCTGCGAGGGAGCTGCGGCAGCCCAGACCAGCTGGTTCGCCGGCGAAGTGATCATCGCGTTGTTCGCCGTGTAATGCGCCGCTACGTCTGCTGCTCCGCCGCCTCCGGCTGGATCACCGGAGCCGAAGCTCAGATCGTGCGCCATGCTCGGGTAGAAGAACGGTGCTTCGGAACTGATCATGCCGCTGCCGAAGAAACAAGCGTTCATGGCCTCCAATCCCAGCTGCTGATAAGATGGATTACTGGACATCTTCGGTGGTAGCTTGGAAGTCGCCAAAGGCCAAATCTTGCGCTAATTTAAAAAGACCTGAAACAAAGCAGTAGCGGAATATAGTATGAGCCGAATAATTGGTGACTGACATTAACGCTGCTCAGGGCACAGTTAGCAGATTGTTCCTCCTACAAAGTAGAAAAAATCAAGGTAATCCACTGTGCATATCGTAGCACAAATGCACACTAGATTGCACAAAAGCCAATCCCATTTCATACATAATAGGAAGAAAAAGTTCACCTATTTTGtgaagttaaaaaaaaaaaatcacctatCTGCTAGCCAATGCACAGAAATACAGTCATCTAAACAATAGTTGATCTAAAAAAGAGTCACCTAAAGCATGCAGTAAAGTAGGGTGTTCGTTCTGAAATTTTGAAACGGCGCAGAACTGAAAAAGCGACAGAATAATTGGGTAAAGGCTAGGGGCATTTCAGTTACAGTAGCCACTCTCATAAGAAATTGTGCTTATCCTCCTGCTCATTCCACATTCCCTTGAGCTCTTTTTCTCATGTCCTAGGCTCCTAGCAAATACTAGCACATGAGAATCAACAGTACCAAGCACTAGAGATCTTCCACTCCAACAAAGAAACAGCAATCGAAAGACTAAGAAAACAAGAAGCGAAGCTATCTTGGCAAAACAAAGTGGACACAGCTCACGAAGCTTTCCAAAGATAGAGGAGCTAGGAATCAGTAGCCAAACCTTACAAAATCATGGAgaaagcggcgacgacggcgacggcctaGCTATGAGCAGCCAAACCAACCACTCTTAGCTAGTCCCCTGGAGAGAGATTGGAAGCTGAAAGTCAGGAGCTAGCGAGGGCGACGGCCTATGAGCTGCCAGCAACAAGCTTTTCAATGGAAGAGGCAATCGGCgaggagaagacgaagaagaagaagcagctaGAATTAGGAGGTGCAGCCTAAAATGGCAAGGAGACCATTTCCTAATAGAACGCCTACAATGCGAAGGAATGGGGCTGTGGATTGAGACGACGACCTTGAGGCGATCTCTCCCTTTTACTAGTAGTACTCTCGAAGCAGGGAGCAGTTGGAGGAGGTCAGGGAGGGGTTTTATCATGCTCAGGAACAAGCACGAGGGAGGAAGACGATCGACGCCCACTTGGACCGGATGATGGAAAGCAAGCAGGCCCCTCGGGTGATCTTGGCACTGATCAGGAGAGATCTCAgggcctccctctctctctctctctctatcctcGCAAGCCACCAAGAACCAGGCCGGGTCCTACCCCCAGGAGGGGGCAGTGGCGTTTAATGCATACCAAAAACTGAAAGTGGCCATCGCCCATACGTAGCAAAGCGAAAAAGGACGGACAGGGCATGGGGGCCAGCCACAGGGTCCTTTCTCTGGATCATGGAGGGAAGGGTGTAGACAGGGTCCTTTCTCTGGATCATGGAGGGAAGGGTGTAGAAGAATAGTACTCCGTATTTGGAACATGTGGAGAGCTTTTAGCCTGTTTATTTATGGGGTTTATCACCTCATGATTGTTGTTCCAATTCCCCTGCAGGACAAGCCATGAACCATTTGATTGAGGGGCGTGACCCATTTCGAACACGAAATGTCTTTGTTTTAGTTTGTTGGGTCATGCCGCGACAGATATATCATATATCGCTGTGCCCGTCCCTTGGTATGCTTGGACCGAGGTAGACCCAACGGCGTGATACAAATTTTATTTCCTACTGTATTTTAGAGATAAAACATAACATACATTTGACAAAGAAAAAAGTAGAAGAGTAGATGAATAAATATGAACTACAACATGAAGACTTTGTAGCCTACCACATGTAGTCTTCGTAGCTTGGGTGGGGTGCCTGTGCCGCTAGAGGATACCGACATCCCCTATTCATCCTCGTCGAAGTCGATATTGTGGAAGTCGTAGTCCGTAGCCCGACACAGGAATGCTTCATGGCGGGTGGCCATGATGACGTTTGTGATGGTACGGCCAGGCACCATAACTGCGTCCGCTTGGCCATGTTATTCTCAGGTGTTCGGTGCTCGCCGGTGAAGCGGTTTAGCAACCCCTCTAGCTCCTCGCAAAACAGTATCAGTCAGCAatcactactcgcttgtttagtgTGTCCAACCATAATGCGTGATTCCGCAAGCGGCAAAAGATCTCTTCCCCATCGGCTTTGATCGTGGACGCAAAGGTACCTTGTCCAAACTGATGTCCCAGCCCCTCGGCACCACCGCTACAGGCCATTGACAacccatattcatcctcatcgaaGTCCATGTTGAGGATGTCAGAATCCACAGCTGGACGCAAGAAAGCTTTGTGGCGGGCAGCCATAATGACGTTTGCCACGGTGCGGCCAGGCACTATCCAGAACTTCCTCCACTTAGCCATGTTATTCTCAGGTGTTGGGTGCTCGCCGGTGAAGCAGGTTAACAACGCATCTCGCTCCTCGCAAAACAGTATTGGCCAGTGGTCACTCGTTCGTATACTGTATCCAACTATAATGCGTGATTCCTCCTGTGGCAAAAGATATCTTCCCAACGGCTTTGATGGTGGGCTCTAGCAGCACAGGTACCCCATCCAAACTGATGGCCTAGCCCCTTGGCATTGCCGCTTTTGGTGGCTCGAGGATGTCGTATTTGGTGAGGTCGGTGGCCTCGTGTCAGTCCAGCCATCGCATCTCCATGGCGACAGTTGTTGACAAACGCGGTAGTGGGAAATGAATAGGCTTTCACTGCCATGGTTTGGGGAAGCAAGGTAGGCTTGAAGTGGCACTGCCGATGGCTCTAGGGCTGAATGTTGCGGCCGTTTTTCCTTAAAAGGGACAGGCAGACGACCACCTTCAATGTCGGTATTGATGGCGGCGTAGACCTCACCATACCATTACTGGCAATGCAGAAGGCGAACTGTCGTTGGGGCTTGCAATGCCGGCCCAGGACGAACGTGGGAGGACACACGGGGTGTGATGTGTCAGTCCGCAGTATAGCTCGGCATGGCTAGCCTGGCCCTGCCcaaaaatcccgggccgggccgggttagGCTTGCATGTCGGTCGGGTTCGGGCCTGATTTTGGAGCCTGGATGTTGGGCCGAGCTGAGCTTGCAGAAAACACAATTTAAGCCTAGTTTGGGTCAGGCTTGTCGGATCGGACCGGGCTTTTGGCAGTTCGGGCCAGGCTCAGACGTAATTTATAAGCCCAAAGatcgggccgggcttgggcctggAAATTTCAAGTCGGGCTTTTTCAGACCTGGCCCGAGGAATGCCCAGGTGCAGTGCGCATTAAGTTGGTTCATTTCCGTAGTACCGTTGGGTCCCGTTGAAGATATCCTAAATCGTTGCGCGTCTGTTTGCGAAGTATATAAAATGCATCACCTCATGAATGTGTGTTAACTAGCCAACAGCATACCTATCATACTGGTATATGTGTATTATTCGTTGGTTCTCTCACATACACTGTGGATACACCATGCATGTGGCTTCAGGCAGTTGCAGCAAAGGAACAATTCTTCTTTTCAAACACGAGCAGGTGCCACTTGCTCTCGTGTGCTACTACAGTGTCACTGCTGCCCCCCTTGTGGTTAAGCTGCAACAGGTCGCCAGTGAGTGCTCACCTTTCAGCCTTGTTTGAGCAAATGCAGGCAAGCAAAGCATGCAGGCGGTGGCAGGGCAGTGAGGCCAAGGCGATGTGTCCAAATGCTCTTTGGCAGCAGGGTGATGGTGGGGGAGGACGCAACAGAAGGCTCAGatgcacacacacacatgcaaagatCAATCAGCGTGCATGATTTTCATCCAGCACAGAGGAACAccgcaagaaaccaaggagagagagagagagagagagagagagagagagagagagagagagagagagagaatttaGTGTGGCTTTTGAAGAACACAAACTCTGATCTTTTTTCCTGTCAGCAATGTACGCACACTTATCTGCTTGGATTTTCGACATCCATTTGCATCTACCCTGCTGCTCTAGCTGTGCAAGCAGATGCAAATGATCAATCTAGGAAGCCAAGACATGAGGCTGGAATCTCTGTTCAAGGCTGGCTGCTGCTGTTGACAGGCTTGCTCATTGGCTAGACGCTGGAATTACCATCAGACAGCAGAGTACAGCACTACCGCTGCTACTCAGGGAGCCCACAGTCCATTTCGTAGGCACCTGAAAGAAATAGTCCATGGTTTTTGATTTATTGAGCAGATTCCCCCCTGTTTTGGTGGTGGTATACTGGTATTGCATCACTACAGCAGACTGGTTTACACTGCTTCTTGACGAACCTGATCAACTAGGGAAGCGAGCTCCAGGAATTTTCAACAACAAAATGGCTTTAGCTTATGAGACTAATTATAGTgaagagtaacatagagtagtttcACGCAGATGACActagtctatgttactaccttcgtagtagtgcatagtaacttagatgtagtatcatgcatgagtgTATTAATTAGTTTGTAATTCATTGTACCTTGCAAActgtgatgttatgataacatagctagttaacACAACCATCGCTTTCTTCATTTAATGCTATGTCATGTCATCAAACTGCCTAATTGGCAATGCATATAGTTTTACGTTACTACGTTAGTTACTCTCATTATGACTAGTCTAAGAAACACTAAGAAGAAATTTTACAAGACCGTGGTTGATTAAGGATAATCATGGGCAACAACGAGACGAAGGACCTAGGTAAAATAGcctaggagtgccacccaaacagCCATCAACGGTTGGTTAGTCAGATTTGCACTGTTCTCCAAGTAGTCACGAGCTGAGCCTGcatggtttgtttgtgtgccatGACGAGTCGTGGCAGGCATTGTGTACGCGCAGTTACAGACTGCTCGAGGTGGATACGATGTCCTGGAAGGCGTCGGAGGGGTTTCCCATCGAAGCTCGGGAGCGagggaagagagtgagagggagatAGATTGTGCGACAAGGGTTGAGAGTGATGAACGACGACCAAAAGTGGAGTTTCTTAGGATGAACATGTGGGCGTTCAGGAGGCATGTTAATTGGTGTCGGAGATTCTTCCATGGAAGTGTTGCATATTGTCGGAGGAGACTATCACATAAAACTCCATATCCGACAACTTCACGTGGAGTTTGGTCACTGTTTATGGTGTCGTCCAAGCTGAATTTAAGCATGcttttttacgtgagttggttaaTCTTGCAAAGGATAATCCACATCCAATCATTATTGGAGGCGATTTCAATTTGCTTCGATTTCCTCAAGAGAAAAATAGAGGTCGGTTTGACCATCATTGGTCTTTCATGTTCAATGATGTCATTGATAGTTTGGAATTGAGGGAGGTGGCAATGGTGGGCAGAAAATTCACTTGGGCAAACTCCCTCACACCTCCTACTTATGAGAAGTTAGATAGAGTTCTTATGGACTCAGATTGAGAATTGAAATACCCGATGGTTTTCGTA contains the following coding sequences:
- the LOC124683687 gene encoding uncharacterized protein LOC124683687, coding for MSSNPSYQQLGLEAMNACFFGSGMISSEAPFFYPSMAHDLSFGSGDPAGGGGAADVAAHYTANNAMITSPANQLVWAAAAPSQDSHHASMSTEEMNDDAYAVVPGESCSTVHSMLPPGVAGLPDLFQYGPSDVTIAQPSKMAKLITGEPLCSWPYAGPSAASIHDPYYLTAFSAGTGFQDQPASGLSLGLRAQSSSVTMANLPDLSSEVSCSGLTHVNSEGFGYQQPQTARAYPGTGLFQLPPYGDVGAGGDELRHVYPQLHSRPAHFSQVLPRSGYAHIVQELLNGFASCLLKDVPENMADDSVSGIGSEASLLLSSSCSARTPSSVSSNQLMLTSDEHRQDTADGGRWTEAQRLRNDLLEILQLMDQRCNRCFDDIQTTATKFSSMVAHPGGGVIAAPPFAQRAVSAMYRRLRKRITGLIMVSGHGEPSSSSSLAEKERSWESAFIQKHWALHQLRRGDQQSWRPQRGLPEKSVAVLKAWMFENFLRPYPKDNEKDMLAARSGLSRSQVSNWFINARVRLWKPMIEEMYEELKKSSEGNKIEHLTKDVIS